One window of Perca flavescens isolate YP-PL-M2 chromosome 15, PFLA_1.0, whole genome shotgun sequence genomic DNA carries:
- the selenow2a gene encoding migration and invasion enhancer 1, giving the protein MGVVTIKVEYCGRUGYESRYQELARVVKAEFPDADVSGFTGRQSSFEIEINGQLIFSKTETGGFPYEDDVLNAIQQAHDGKPVGKITKSRAPCVIM; this is encoded by the exons ATGGGTGTGGTAACAATTAAAGTCGAATACTG TGGTAGATGAGGTTACGAAAGCCGCTATCAGGAGCTCGCCCGGGTTGTCAAGGCTGAGTTTCCTGATGCGGATGTGTCAGGCTTCACGGGAAGACAAA gcagcTTTGAGATTGAAATCAACGGTCAGCTGATCTTCTCCAAGACTGAGACGGGCGGGTTTCCATATGAGGATGAC GTCTTGAATGCAATCCAGCAGGCCCATGATGGCAAACCGGTGGGGAAGATCACCAAAAGCCGTGCACCATGCGTCATTATGTAA